The DNA window TAGAAGGCTTTAAATTAAAAAAAGAACCCTGATAACAGCTTTTTTAGAGATTAAAAGCACAATCTTTATATGTGAAATTATTTCTATCAATATTAATCTTACTTGATTGTTTTGTTTTAAATCAAGTTAGATTACGGAGGCGGTAGAATTAAGCGAATATTTATCTTATCTGGGATATTGCTGTTTAGCATGATCTTATTATCCAACATCAATCATTCTGATGCATATCAATTGAACAGTTCAACACCCCAAGTTAACTCTGTAAACCCTGGGAACAATTCAATTATCCCTAAAAGTCAAGCCATTAAACTTACTTTTTCTAAATCAATTAAACTCAATAAAAATTCCATTACACTAAAAAATATGGATGGAAAACTTATTTCAACCAACAATAAAGTTAGTGGAAAATCACTCATCTTAACCCCTGTAAACCAACTCAAACCAGGCAAGTACTACCTTGCACTTGGCAAAGGTGCAGTTACAGATTCATATAAAAATGGAAATTCCAATTATAAATCTTGTTTCACCATATCCCCAATTTCTTTAGCACAAATGAAGGATGGAAAATCCCGGGTCGAAAGATTTTATGCCGTAAATCATAGGCTTCCAAACTACGTGAGCTTTGGTTCAAAAAAGATCATGATCAATGATTTTGAGAAGTTACTCACAACTCAAAATTTAAAGTTGAACAAAACATCCAGTGTTAAAACCTACAGCATCACCAGGCAAGTGGGTTGTATAGCCTACAACATTTCCCTATCCAACAAAGTAGTTTCATCAACATCCAAATGTTCCTGTGGAGCATGTGGAGATTACGTGTACCATACCAGTACCTATAAAAATTACTGTCCAAACTGCGGAAGGTACGAAACACTAGTATGGAATCCTAAAGGCGTTTATGAAGGAGAATGGACCTGCAGTTACTGTGATTGTGATTACTGTTCAGCATGCGGAAAAGAAAAGGTGCACAACCATCCAAAACATCTGATCAAAGCCTAGTAATAATCAAAATAATTTATTTTTTTTTATTTTTAGATTCATGGAAAAAGTAAAAGTTAATTAATGATCCAACAATATCCTAAATTAAATGCACGGAATCAAAAATTAAAATTTCAATTACTATATTGGTAGGTATTTTTTTATGAAAAAATTAGTGTTCATATTCGTATTCGTTGTTATGTTGATGGTGGTAAACCCAGTTAGTGCTGGGACTCATAAACAAATGAAACTATCAAACAACTCATCTTGTGATGTTGTGTTAAAGGATGTTAAAACTGATCCAGTTATTTTTAGAAATAAAACCATTAAAATTTCAAGCACACTAAGTAATTTGGGTAAAAGTTCTTGTAAAGAGTTTTATATGGATTATTTCCTTAAATCAGCTGATACTGGTCAAAATGTTTATATTGGAAGCATTCATATTGGTGGATTGGGATCTTTGGAATCTCGTGTTGTTAATTCTTCATTCAACCTCCCAAAAACCCTTAAAAATGCTGAATATTACGTTCGAATTGTTTTAGACAGCACAAATGTTCTGAATGAAACAAATAAAACTAACAACGTGGTTTACAGCCAAAAAAAATTGAGTTTGGTAACAGGAAGGCCGGTTTACATAACAAGTGATCACATAAAAAACAACACCGCCGATAATTCCAAGGTGGATGCAATAATGAAAGGCCTTCAAAAAAAGGGATTGTACGCAGTGAACTATGGTTTAGGACCTAACAAACATTACAGTGTACTTAAAAATATTAAAGTCCCCGATAATGCCCTAATAGTAAATATTTATGGAGGTGCATGTGCAGGTACAATCTGGGAAATGGCACAGCCCTACTACAAAAAGGCCCTTGGTTCAAGGAAGGTTTTTTCCATATGGATAAATACAAATGTAAATATAAAAACAGTTAAATTCTTAAAAAGAGCATCTGATGACAATGATACTCCACAGTATGGGAAAAAGGGTGGTTTTCCACAGTTTCAAGACACCAACCACAATGGAAAATTTGAACCAAATCTGGGTGAAAAGGACGGACTATCAAATCCAGGAAAGCTATTGGACAACAACGGATATAAATACCTCTACCAGCAAGATGGAAACGTGGAAAAGATAGTTGAGGCCATATACAACCAGGCCAACAACTAGAGTTTCCCATGGTTACCATTTTTCATAGGTTACAACTTCTTCAAATGATTTTCTTGGACGTTTATCAGGACTTTCATCGGAGTATCCCAGTGTCGTGAGTCCCACCAACCTTACTTCTTCTGGAATGTTCAGGATGGATTTTACTTCGTCCTCTTTGAAGGCTCCAAGCCAACATGTGCCAAGTCCCAGTTCTGTTGCTTCGAGGATCATGAAAGATAATGCTATGGAGAGATCAACAGAGTAAGCGTACTGTCCGCAAGGCATGACCTTTTCAGATTCTGTGGAACATGCAGCAATAAATACAGGTGCCTGGGCAACGAATTTCTGTCCCATACAAGCATCCACAAGCTTATCCCTACTTTGTTGATCCTTTACAACCACAAATTTCCATTCCTGTCTGTTGGCTGCAGAGGGTGCTATCCTTGCAGATTCAAGGATCTTATCTATTTTATCCTGTTCAACTTCCTTTGTAAGATATTTTCTAATGCTTCTCCTAGATTCTATTGCTTCAAATACATCCATAACCTTATCCTCCATTTATAGATCCATTTTCTATTTGTTTTCAGTGTATTTTTTTTTATTCGTAGTATTTAACTACCTCTTCCAAGGATCTTCTTGAACTTTTGAAACTGCTCTGTGGTGCTTCATCATTTTTGTAGCCCAGTGCAATTCCCAACACTATTGAAAGTTCCATTGGAATGTCGAGTTCACTTCGCAGTATTTCTGGATGCACAACCAGATTTATTGCAGGGGCTGAATCCAAACCTGCTTCTGTTGCAGCGAGCATAATGCTTTGGGAAATTGCTCCCATATCAAACATTGACCATTCACCCAGTTCTTGGTTCATGCAGAGGTAGATAACAGCAGGTGCATTGAAAAATTCGAAGTTGCTTCTCCAACTGGCATTTCTTTCCTTCTCATCAGTCCCTGAAATTTTCAGGTGGTTGTACATCTCATCTGCAAGATCCCTTATCCTTTTTTGATATTTATCTGGCCAAGTTCTTGCCAGTGCCACGTCAGGATTTCTGGGTTTGTCTTGATCGAAATACTCCAGATATTCAGCCCTGATTTTATCAAGCTTTTCAGCATTGGCAACATAAATTTCCCATGGTTGTGTATTTGCCCAGGAAGGAGCATGAAGGGCCTCTTCCAAAATTTCTGTGATCTTCTCTCGTGACACAGGTTTCTGTTTAAAAGATCTGCATGTAAAACGAGATTTTAATGCATCTGAAACATTCATTTTTCTATTGAACCCCCACTAAAACCTTCATAAAATTGTTAAACTGTCCAAAAAATTCTTAATTTATATTATTGTTTAAACCAATTAATTTAGTTTGCCCGGATAAAAAAAATTTGTTTCATGAATTTTAAACAATTATTAATGCTTATCTTAACTTTAAAAAAAAATACAATGTCCCAATAAGTAATTGGGTAACTATACTCTGCTTAACACTGTATTTGCACCATAAATTAGGAGTTTATTGATCCTGTTTAGTGTCTGAGTAGTTTATGGTTCATTCGTGTCATGAATGGTTATCAATAAAATGATTTTGTTCTTTGGTTGAGCGATTGAAATGTTTATATCTATCCTTGGATAATAACATTATTAATTATCTGTTAAATATAAAAATGGGGGAAATTTAACTGTATTGTATGGGAGTTTTATATGAAGCTTAGAAAAGATTTCATCACTGTACCGATTTTAAGATACAAAGGTGATCGTACGGATGAAAAACATGCCGACTGGCTAGAACTTCTGTTTGATCTGATTTTTGTTGCTGCTATTTCAAGGCTTGCTTTGAATTTGAGCGACAGCTACAACTTGATAACCTTCTTAGAATCATTACCCCTTTTCTTTGCAATTTGGTGGGGCTGGGCTGGCCATACATTTTATCTTGACAGATTTGGTACCGATGACATTTTCAGCAGAATAGTTACCATGTTACAGATGGTTGCCGTTGCATCGTTGGCTGTTAACGTTAAAGACGCTTTAACAACTTCGGGTGCAGGGTTTGCAATTTCATATGCAATGCTGAGATTTATTTTGGTGGCAGAGTATATTTGGGTTGGGAGAAAATTACCACAGGCAAGTCCACTCACCAACAGGTATTCCTTAGGATTTGGTTTGGCAGCAACTATTTGGCTTATATCTGCATTTGTTCCTGATCCATACAGATTTGTTCTGTGGGGAGTTGCTCTACTTATTGATTTCTTAACACCGTTCACTGCTGGGGAAATTCACATCAACTTCCCACCCCACCCAACCCATCTTCCTGAGAGGTTTGGTTTGTTCAGCATAATAGTGATTGGTGAGGCAATTTTAAGTCTTGAAGTTGCTGTGAGCAACATAGGAACCGCCTTCATCACCGAACTCATGGGTTTGATGGGATTGATAATAGCCTTTTCACTGTGGTGGGGATACTTCGAAGAAGCTGAGGGTGCTGAAGAAAGGGTTCAAGATAGGGGAGATCAAATTGCCAAGTATCAGTTGTGGTTATACTCACATTTTCCTTTCATGCTGGGAGTGGTGGGTGCGGCCGCGGGAATTAAGCATGTGATAAGTTTACCCTTTGGATTTGAACTTGCTTCATCAGACACGTGGTTGATGTGTTTATCACTAGCATTAGCCCTGATATCCATAAGTTTAATCTTCATTTCATCATTTAAATGGGAAGATTGCAGGAGAAGAGTACTTTTAAACTACAGAATGCCCTACTACCTAGTAATAGCCCTGGTGATTGCAACAGGATTTTTAAGTACGGTTGTATCCGGCTTTACAGTACTCCTCATCTTAACAATTCTATGCATAATAAACGTTATAATTTCCCTCAGGGAAACACCTGAAGCAGTTTGTCAACTCTAAAACAAAATAATTTGATATAAAAAAAAAAGTTTAGATCATCCCGTCCTGATCTTAATTTCTTTTTACAAAACCTAAGCTGATTGTTTCAGTACCATTTAGAAATTCCTGACCTTCAACTGTACATTTAAGGGTTGAACCTTCGTACTGAGATAAATATTCCGATTCAATGAATCCCCTCTCAATCAACACATCTACCATGTACCTCAAGTCTTCCTCTGAAAAATTATTTAAGATTCCATAGGTTTCCAGTTGGTTGATTTTGTATTTAAAAATAAATGGTGAACTACTCCCCTTTAAAACAAGCATTAAACGTTTGATACCCAGTTGAACTGGAACCTGTTTCAGACTCATCAGTATCATTCTTGAAAGTGCTGACTCGTAGTCCGAAGTTAATTTTTCAATGGATGGTTCTGATACTGATTTTTGAAGCTTTAAATTCAGGTAATCTTCGAGTTTTTCGTAGTAGTTCATTTTAGTGCCGCACTGGCATGTTTTAATATCCTCCACGAGATTCTTGTCAGCTATCTCGTAGTACACATCACAGTTTTTACATATCATAAAGGGCATCTTGACACCATACCTTAGTTAAGTAAATTTATCTGACTGCACAAATACTATATCTGTTAATTAACTCAGTTTCACATTATTTAATGGTAGCTATTGTTACATCATGTCTTTCAATCTAAAAAAAAAGTAACCGATCTCGGGGTATGGTGATTTTTTATGTCCTTAGATGAAAATATTAACGATGAAATAACTTTCAACAAAATATGTCCCAAATGTGGAGTTGCAAATCCAGATAATGAAGCTAATTGTATTATTTGTGATAAAGATCTGCTTGAAACTGTTTTATATCTTGAAGACGCATTTTTTGACCTGGAAATTACTGAAACAGAATTTGTAGAGTACAGAAAAAATTACTACAGAACAAGAAGAACAGGTAAGATTAAACGGTTTAAACTTAAAAAAATGGAAGAAATAAGTTTAGGACAGCCAATTAAAAGAATCAATTTTATATATGATGGTAAAACGGAAACATATCCACTTAAAGATGAAAATTATGACCTGTTAAAGGATTTTATGGTTAAAAATGGATACATTACTCCATAAATTTTATTCTAAAATTACGTTAACTTACTCAGAGAATTTTCAGGAGGAAACATATGACCAATAATAATTCACGTGATTCGTATCAGAAACATCAGAAGATATTTGCCCTTTGTGGGATCGTTGCCCCAATTCTTTTCACAGTTCTTGTAATTATAGAAAGTCTTTTAAGGCCAGGTTACAGCCAGATATTAAACGATGTTAGTGATCTTGGTTTAGGGCCCTATGCATTAATTCAAAATATAAGTTTCATGGTATTTGGTCTATTATCAATTGGCTTTGCCATGGGTCTTGGTGCTAATTTACCAAATCGCGCTGGAAAAGCAGTTAAATGGTTAGTTACAGTGTTTGGATTGTGTATAATACTGGCAGGTGTTACATTGTTGTCTGCTCCAGGCGATGTAACTTATGCTAAAGATGTTGTATCCCACGGCTTGGTAAGTGCCGTAGCATTCTTATTAATTATAATAGCAATGTTTTTAACCTGGCTCGCGTTAAGAAATAGTAATAATGACATATGGGGACATTATAGGTTGTTTTCCCTCATATGTGGCTTATTTTCGATAATTACACTTGTAATACTATCATACACCCAATTCTATTCCTATCACGGAGCTTCTGAAAGGCTGTTCATTGCTGTGTGGATGATATGGATTGAAGGAACCGGATTAAAACTCTATTCATTATCAAACTCATAATATATTATGACTCGATACATTTAGGGTTTAAATTTTTTGAGTAATCTTCAATCTAATACCATCATTGACAGCTTCGGACTTTGAATGTTCTTATACGGTTTAATGCTGCTGCTATTTCAAATATTCTGGGTTTTGATAGGTTGTTTGGATATTTTCGTCCTGAGGGTGCGAGGTAATCCAGTCCATTTGTTTCAATATCCTTTTTTAACTCTTTCATAATGTTTTCCATGGACATTTCTCCATTTAAGTATTTAGGTGAGATGTAGTTCATTGCATATGCAATTGCGCGTGTTTGGCTGGTATCTACTATCTGTTCAACATGTGATAATTCTACTAGTTCATTTCCAAACGTTATCATAGTTTTTCCACGTGCATCCAGCTTCAACCTTTTCCCTTTAAATGGTTTTAAACATCCTGATAATGGGCATCTCTTTTTATAACCGAATTTAGAGCTGGTTTCAATTTTCCTGTTTATTGGTATTTCCTTCCTTACATCCATGGCAAGTTCTGTTACATCGTGGGGCACGTAGTTGTCCATCATTATAACTGTGTCTGCAACTTCGAAGTAGTCCCCTGATCCTCCCATTACCATGATGGTGGAAATTCCATGTTCATTTCTCAGTTCCTTCACCCGGTCAATAAATGGTGTTATGGGTTCCTTGTCCTTTGATACAAGTTTCTGCATCCTTTCATCCCTTATCATGAAGTTGGTTGCAGAGGTGTCCTCATCAAAGAGCAGTAGATCTGCTCCCACTTCGATGGCCTCCATGATATTTGCTGCTTGACTGGTTGATCCTGATGCATTTTCAGATGAAAATTTTGAGGTGTCCTTGTTCAATGGAGGGTCGTGAATAAACGAACTTATATCAACACCCTCTATTCTCCTTCCATCTTCTGCACGAATCTTCACAGCATTTGGATCTGTTACAACCATCTCCCTTCCATCCCCATATCTGTGGTTGTAAATACCCCTTTCAATTGCATTTAGTAGTGTGGACTTACCATGATAACCTCCACCAACCACCAAGGTCACACCTTCGGGAATTCCCATACCAGTTAAAGTGCCATGGTTTGGTGTTTCTATGCTGATGAGAAGTGATTCCGGAGTTTTAAATTTTACAGCTCCTTCCAATGGTTCTTCTGAAATCCCACTCATTCTGGGAAGTACTGATCCATCCAATATAAATGCCACAATACCTCTTTTTTTCAGTTCATTTCTGATGAAGTCTGAATCCTCATTTATGAAGACATGTTCCCTCAGATCCTCGGCATCAACATGATCGTGGATGCAGGATTCCGTGATTATTCGTGGCAGAATTTCTAAGAACAGTTTTTTAGCTTCCTTTCCAAGTATTCTTCTTCCCTTGGCTGGAAGGCCCACTGATAATCTGATTTCAAGGGATGATTCATCTATGGAGACACTGGTTCTCTCGAGGATCTCTGGACCTCCAGAATCTATGGATATCACTCCACTTTTTCCACTACCTGTTTTGCCTTGAACCTGTTTTTTGATGGATTTATTGAAAACACGGCCAATATAATCTGCTACCGCTATTTTTCTACCATGATTTGATAGAAGTTCCCTTGGAAAGGTTACTTCATCCATTAAAATTCTTATTAACGAAGGTGATGCAAAGGGATCCCGTTGAACATGAAGAATTTCAAGGGTGAAAAAATCGAATTTATAAATTCCCTTAATTTCATTGTAGTTCTTGTATCCCCTTCCATCTATCATTCCAAATAGCTTCTGAAGTTGTTTGTAATTTTTCATGGTATCAATTCTTAATAATCGTAAAATCTCTATTTAAGTTTAAAATGAGCCTATTAACTCAAAACAACCCATTCTTAATCAGTATATCTGTATTTTCATGGGAATTCACCCATATATTTTTCAACTGTAGAATCATTAGTTCTATCTGTCCAGTCACTCTTAGCTGTTACTTACAAAATTTAGATTTTTTTGGCCACGATGATGTAGCCCAGGGTGTTGTTACCATGAAATGTTTTAAAGGTTGTACTCAGGGTTGTTTCTATGGCGAACCGATTTTTTAGGAGCTGTTTCAGTTCTTCCAATGTGTAGTGATGAACTAAAAAAAGTTCTTTTCCTCCTTCTTTACCATCTTCAGTCACAAAAAATGTTCCCTTTTCTCCAGTTGATGAATAATCTCGCAGGTACCTTGCTTTGTAAATGGGATTGTTCCAGTTCTGTCCGAAATCTGCAAGGTAGAGTATTCCACCAGGTGCGAGAACCCTCCAAGCTTCCGTTATAACTTCATTTCTAGCCTCAGGATTGGTAACAGTGGTTAAAAAAGCCTGCATTATACATGCACCAAAATAATTCGTTTCATATGGTAAATTTAAAGCATCTGCCGTTATGAAATCTATTTTTCCAGGATATTTATTGTTGGTTTTCTTTGCTTGTTCTGATGCGTACTCAATTGAATGTTCATTGATATCAAATCCACATACATGGTATCCCTTTTTTTGGAGTTCAAATCCGACTCTACCCCATGCACATCCAAAATCCACGACTTTGGTTTCAGTTGGAACCTTGTTAAAGAATAGCCCATTAAGTTCTACTGTAGAAGGGGTTTGTTTACCAACAAACTGTTTCCATCCGCTACCTGTTTCCATGTTTTAATTAATGGTTCTCCAAGCTAAAAATTTTTTCTATCCCAAAAATTAAATAGCAAAGCATATTTAGTAGGTAAAACAATTAAATTTAAAATTATGGGGCCATTAAATGGAATTTCAGTACATCACCTACTCACTACTGTTAATATTCAGTTCATTAATTAGTATTTTTTTGTCTTGGAGTGCTTGGAAAAGGCGAAAAGTTAATGGTGCCCTTTATCTTTGTCTACTTTTCATATTTGTGACTGAATGGTCACTTACTAGTGCATTGGAAATTTCCTCAACAGATGTAATGTTCAAGATTGTCTACGCAAAACTGAGTTACATAGGAATGATTCTGATACCTCCACTTTGGTTTCTGTTCACACTAGATTACACCCAAAACCAGGAAGTAATAAAAAAGCCCAGGGTAATTATTTTATTCTTAATTCCAATTTTCATCATTTATCTGGCCCTGACCAACGATTGGCACGGGCTTATCTGGCCCAATATAACTGCCCTTTACACTGCAGAGGGATTGTTTTTAATTTATCAACACGGTCCTGCTGCAATTTTCTCAGCAATATACTCCTTCATCCTGATACTTGCCGGTCTTGTCATGGTGGGGCAGAATTTATTTAAAACCTCACATTTATATCAAAAACAGGCCATGCTGATATTTTTAGCAGCTTTAATACCTTTGCTCAGTAATTCTATTTATATAACCAACTTATATCCATTCTATTTTGATCCAACTCCTCTTGCCATAACAATATCAGGAATTCTCATTGTCTGGAGCATTTTCTGGTACAAACTCCTCGATATAATGCCACCAGCTTACAAAGGACTTTTTGAGAGCATGAAAAATGGAGTTGTTGTTTTAGACACCTACGAAAGAATAATGGACCTCAATCCAGCTGCTGAAAAAATGCTTGGTTTAGATAAGTACTGTATCGGACAGGAAGCCCGGGATAAATTGGAAATATGGGATAAAATAGCACCAAATGGAAGAAATGATGGTTCTACTGATTTAAAGTTGAACAACTCCAAAAATATGTGGATAGAAGTTCAATTTACCCCTGTTTACAGTAGTGGATTATTTTCAGGTTGGATCTACATATTCGAAGATATCACCAAGAGAAAGGGTATTGAGAACAGAATCGCCAAATCTGAGAAGAAGTACCGGGAACTGGCAGATCTGCTTCCCCAAACAGTTTTTGAAACAGATGAAAATGCCAAGTTAACCTTCATGAATGTTTATGGTTTTTTGATGTTTGGTTACACCCAGAAACATCTTGATGAAGGTCTCAATATATTGGAACTGATAATAGAAGAAGAAAGATCCATATCAAAGGGAAAAGTAACCGAAGTTCTCAATGGAAATGGTTCTGGTGATGAGTACACTGCAAAGAAATGGGATGGAAGTCTCTTTCCAATCATCATTCATTCAAACCCCATTTTTAACAGGGGAGTATTTGAAGGGTTCAGGGGTATCATCATAGATATTTCTGATATCAAGGATGCAGAAGAAAAAATTATGGATTCACTGAAGGAGAAGGAAGTTCTGCTTCAAGAAATTCACCATCGAGTGAAAAATAATATGCAGATCATTTCAAGCCTCCTGTCACTTCAGGCCAACCACACCGACAACGAAGAAACAGTGGAAATTCTTAAAGAAAGTAGGGGTCGTGTTAAATCCATGGCCATGATACACGAAAAACTTTACCACGGTCAAAACATCGGCAAGTTAAACATGGTAGAATACTTAAACAATTTGGTGCGTGACGTAGTAAGATTCTACTCCACTCCTTCCTCTAACATAGACATGGATGTGGATGTCGAAGACATCAAACTAAACATTGACACTGCAATACCCATGGGTTTAATGGTAAACGAAATTGTATCAAACTCCACAAAATACGCATTTCCAAATAAAAACGGCATAATTACTCTTAAACTTAAATATGTGGATGATTATTATTTATTATACGTATCAGATAATGGAATAGGGTTACCTGAAGATTTAAATATCCATGAGTCATCAACCCTCGGTTTGAAACTCATTAACAGTTTAGCAATACAGCTTGAAGGTGAACTTGAAATAAAATCCAACAACGGAACATCATTTCTTTTAAAATTTAAAGAATTAAAATACAACGAACGATTGTGAAAAGACAGTTAAAACATATTTGCCCACTCTAAACTGCCATAATCAAGGATATTAAACCATCATTACACGTTGAGGGATATTCATAAATTAAAGTTATTATTTTAAATTTAGATAGTTTTTAAATAGTAATCCGGTTCGAATTTGTTAATTGATACTTGTAGCTCTTCCCAACAACCATCTACACAAGGTTTAAATAACAGTAACTTGAATTAGTTATATCTATAATTTTTATTGTTTACAAAATAGTTTACATACTTTTATTCTTGTTTACACCTTTGTTTAAAATGTTCTTGTAAAAACAAGTCATCATATCCATTTTATTGATTTTTACCAAATGTATTAGAATTGAAAATCAACGAGGTGACCAAATGAAGGTAGCGTTAATAAATCCAGCTCAATTGGATTCAAAATATAAATTTATGGGAGTGGTTGCACCCCCTTTAGGACTGGCATACATGGCTGCAGTTCTGGAAGAAAATGATGTTGAAGTCATCATCATAGATGCCTGTGCTCTTGAGATGGATCTTGTATCTGTTGGTAGACAACTCAGGGAGTTCTCACCAGATATCATAGCACTCACAGCACTGACACCAACCATAGCAAAGGCACTTGAAACTGCAGAATACTCAAAAAGTGTTTGTAAAGACTCTTTGATAGTGATGGGAGGTTACCATCCAAGCTTCAACTACAAGGAAATTTTAAAGTACGACTTCGTGGACGTGGTTACCATCGGTGAGGGAGAAGAAACACTCCTGGATCTTACACGATCACTGGAATATGACCTACCATTAACATCTGTTAATGGAATAGCTTTTGATGATGTTGTAACACCTCCAAGACAGTTGATCATGGACCTTGACAGTTTACCACTTCCAGCCAGACATCTACTTCCCATGGACAGTTACAAACTTCTAAACATGGACACTAAGATGTCAACCATGATAACCAGTCGGGGCTGTCCAATGCAATGTTCCTTCTGTTCATCTGCAGCCCTGCATGGATCCAAACTCCGTATGAGATCTGTGGATAAGATT is part of the Methanobacterium lacus genome and encodes:
- a CDS encoding Ig-like domain-containing protein — protein: MILLSNINHSDAYQLNSSTPQVNSVNPGNNSIIPKSQAIKLTFSKSIKLNKNSITLKNMDGKLISTNNKVSGKSLILTPVNQLKPGKYYLALGKGAVTDSYKNGNSNYKSCFTISPISLAQMKDGKSRVERFYAVNHRLPNYVSFGSKKIMINDFEKLLTTQNLKLNKTSSVKTYSITRQVGCIAYNISLSNKVVSSTSKCSCGACGDYVYHTSTYKNYCPNCGRYETLVWNPKGVYEGEWTCSYCDCDYCSACGKEKVHNHPKHLIKA
- a CDS encoding CARDB domain-containing protein → MKKLVFIFVFVVMLMVVNPVSAGTHKQMKLSNNSSCDVVLKDVKTDPVIFRNKTIKISSTLSNLGKSSCKEFYMDYFLKSADTGQNVYIGSIHIGGLGSLESRVVNSSFNLPKTLKNAEYYVRIVLDSTNVLNETNKTNNVVYSQKKLSLVTGRPVYITSDHIKNNTADNSKVDAIMKGLQKKGLYAVNYGLGPNKHYSVLKNIKVPDNALIVNIYGGACAGTIWEMAQPYYKKALGSRKVFSIWINTNVNIKTVKFLKRASDDNDTPQYGKKGGFPQFQDTNHNGKFEPNLGEKDGLSNPGKLLDNNGYKYLYQQDGNVEKIVEAIYNQANN
- a CDS encoding nitroreductase family protein → MDVFEAIESRRSIRKYLTKEVEQDKIDKILESARIAPSAANRQEWKFVVVKDQQSRDKLVDACMGQKFVAQAPVFIAACSTESEKVMPCGQYAYSVDLSIALSFMILEATELGLGTCWLGAFKEDEVKSILNIPEEVRLVGLTTLGYSDESPDKRPRKSFEEVVTYEKW
- a CDS encoding nitroreductase family protein — translated: MNVSDALKSRFTCRSFKQKPVSREKITEILEEALHAPSWANTQPWEIYVANAEKLDKIRAEYLEYFDQDKPRNPDVALARTWPDKYQKRIRDLADEMYNHLKISGTDEKERNASWRSNFEFFNAPAVIYLCMNQELGEWSMFDMGAISQSIMLAATEAGLDSAPAINLVVHPEILRSELDIPMELSIVLGIALGYKNDEAPQSSFKSSRRSLEEVVKYYE
- a CDS encoding low temperature requirement protein A, translating into MKLRKDFITVPILRYKGDRTDEKHADWLELLFDLIFVAAISRLALNLSDSYNLITFLESLPLFFAIWWGWAGHTFYLDRFGTDDIFSRIVTMLQMVAVASLAVNVKDALTTSGAGFAISYAMLRFILVAEYIWVGRKLPQASPLTNRYSLGFGLAATIWLISAFVPDPYRFVLWGVALLIDFLTPFTAGEIHINFPPHPTHLPERFGLFSIIVIGEAILSLEVAVSNIGTAFITELMGLMGLIIAFSLWWGYFEEAEGAEERVQDRGDQIAKYQLWLYSHFPFMLGVVGAAAGIKHVISLPFGFELASSDTWLMCLSLALALISISLIFISSFKWEDCRRRVLLNYRMPYYLVIALVIATGFLSTVVSGFTVLLILTILCIINVIISLRETPEAVCQL
- a CDS encoding RQC domain-containing protein — encoded protein: MPFMICKNCDVYYEIADKNLVEDIKTCQCGTKMNYYEKLEDYLNLKLQKSVSEPSIEKLTSDYESALSRMILMSLKQVPVQLGIKRLMLVLKGSSSPFIFKYKINQLETYGILNNFSEEDLRYMVDVLIERGFIESEYLSQYEGSTLKCTVEGQEFLNGTETISLGFVKRN
- a CDS encoding DUF998 domain-containing protein; amino-acid sequence: MTNNNSRDSYQKHQKIFALCGIVAPILFTVLVIIESLLRPGYSQILNDVSDLGLGPYALIQNISFMVFGLLSIGFAMGLGANLPNRAGKAVKWLVTVFGLCIILAGVTLLSAPGDVTYAKDVVSHGLVSAVAFLLIIIAMFLTWLALRNSNNDIWGHYRLFSLICGLFSIITLVILSYTQFYSYHGASERLFIAVWMIWIEGTGLKLYSLSNS
- a CDS encoding ABC-ATPase domain-containing protein; the protein is MKNYKQLQKLFGMIDGRGYKNYNEIKGIYKFDFFTLEILHVQRDPFASPSLIRILMDEVTFPRELLSNHGRKIAVADYIGRVFNKSIKKQVQGKTGSGKSGVISIDSGGPEILERTSVSIDESSLEIRLSVGLPAKGRRILGKEAKKLFLEILPRIITESCIHDHVDAEDLREHVFINEDSDFIRNELKKRGIVAFILDGSVLPRMSGISEEPLEGAVKFKTPESLLISIETPNHGTLTGMGIPEGVTLVVGGGYHGKSTLLNAIERGIYNHRYGDGREMVVTDPNAVKIRAEDGRRIEGVDISSFIHDPPLNKDTSKFSSENASGSTSQAANIMEAIEVGADLLLFDEDTSATNFMIRDERMQKLVSKDKEPITPFIDRVKELRNEHGISTIMVMGGSGDYFEVADTVIMMDNYVPHDVTELAMDVRKEIPINRKIETSSKFGYKKRCPLSGCLKPFKGKRLKLDARGKTMITFGNELVELSHVEQIVDTSQTRAIAYAMNYISPKYLNGEMSMENIMKELKKDIETNGLDYLAPSGRKYPNNLSKPRIFEIAAALNRIRTFKVRSCQ
- a CDS encoding class I SAM-dependent methyltransferase; protein product: METGSGWKQFVGKQTPSTVELNGLFFNKVPTETKVVDFGCAWGRVGFELQKKGYHVCGFDINEHSIEYASEQAKKTNNKYPGKIDFITADALNLPYETNYFGACIMQAFLTTVTNPEARNEVITEAWRVLAPGGILYLADFGQNWNNPIYKARYLRDYSSTGEKGTFFVTEDGKEGGKELFLVHHYTLEELKQLLKNRFAIETTLSTTFKTFHGNNTLGYIIVAKKI